Proteins encoded within one genomic window of Equus caballus isolate H_3958 breed thoroughbred chromosome 20, TB-T2T, whole genome shotgun sequence:
- the ARMC12 gene encoding armadillo repeat-containing protein 12 isoform X3: MVTRMAERYALGQLGSSCIGEGRTVLVVGDAKMPLRASGQTGLAIERERHGRDSGELRRLLNSLECKQDEYAKSMILHSITRCVYLLEAEASACTTDDIVLVGSMLDDKDNSVKIQALNTLKAFSGIRKFRLKIQEQSIKVLELVSTIWDSELHIAGLRLLNNLPLPDFVHPQLRRVMPALMDILQSDYILAQVQAVRLLSYLAQKNDLLYDILNCQVRSNFLNLFQSTQPGSLLFEILVFAERLSEGRNSPHYRAVKWHYNEQSLHEALFGDESRLADRLLALVIHPEEEVQIQACKVIVSLQCPQDVRVRPSCQPSHSYFNNGE; encoded by the exons ATGGTCACGCGGATGGCAGAGAGGTATGCACTGGGGCAGCTCGGGTCCTCTTGCATTGGTGAGGGCAG GACTGTGCTGGTTGTTGGAGATGCAAAGATGCCCTTAAGAGCTTCTGGTCAGACAG GCCTGGCAATCGAACGAGAACGGCACGGGCGGGACTCAGGTGAGCTCCGGAGGCTCCTCAACTCTTTGGAGTGCAAACAGGATGAGTACGCCAAGAGCATGATCCTGCACAGTATCACGCGCTGTGTGTACTTGCTGGAGGCCGAG GCCTCTGCTTGTACTACTGATGACATCGTGTTGGTGGGCTCCATGCTGGATGACAAGGACAACAGTGTCAAAATCCAAGCGCTGAACACACTTAAAGCTTTCTCTGGCATCAGAAAATTCAGGCTCAAAATCCAG gagcAGTCCATCAAGGTACTGGAACTGGTCTCCACCATCTGGGACTCAGAGCTGCACATCGCAGGCCTCAGACTCCTCAACAACCTCCCACTGCCCGACTTTGTGCATCCACAACTGCGACGGGTGATGCCTGCCTTGATGGATATCCTGCAGTCAGACTACATCCTGGCACAG GTGCAAGCTGTACGATTGCTGAGTTACCTAGCACAGAAGAACGACCTTCTCTATGATATTCTCAACTGCCAG GTGCGCTCCAACTTCCTGAACCTGTTCCAGTCCACACAGCCGGGGAGTCTGCTGTTCGAGATACTGGTGTTTGCTGAGCGGCTGAGTGAGGGCCGGAATTCACCCCACTACCGGGCCGTGAAATGGCATTACAATGAACAGTCTCTGCATGAAGCTCTCTTTGGGGATGAGTCACGACTGGCAGACCGGCTGCTCGCCCTGGTCATCCACCCCGAGGAGGAGGTTCAGATTCAGGCCTGCAAGGTCATAGTCAGCCTGCAGTGCCCCCAGGACGTGAGAGTCCGGCCCTCCTGCCAGCCCAGCCATTCCTACTTTAATAACGgggaataa
- the ARMC12 gene encoding armadillo repeat-containing protein 12 isoform X5, translated as MRTVLVVGDAKMPLRASGQTGLAIERERHGRDSGELRRLLNSLECKQDEYAKSMILHSITRCVYLLEAEASACTTDDIVLVGSMLDDKDNSVKIQALNTLKAFSGIRKFRLKIQEQSIKVLELVSTIWDSELHIAGLRLLNNLPLPDFVHPQLRRVMPALMDILQSDYILAQVQAVRLLSYLAQKNDLLYDILNCQVRSNFLNLFQSTQPGSLLFEILVFAERLSEGRNSPHYRAVKWHYNEQSLHEALFGDESRLADRLLALVIHPEEEVQIQACKVIVSLQCPQDVRVRPSCQPSHSYFNNGE; from the exons atgag GACTGTGCTGGTTGTTGGAGATGCAAAGATGCCCTTAAGAGCTTCTGGTCAGACAG GCCTGGCAATCGAACGAGAACGGCACGGGCGGGACTCAGGTGAGCTCCGGAGGCTCCTCAACTCTTTGGAGTGCAAACAGGATGAGTACGCCAAGAGCATGATCCTGCACAGTATCACGCGCTGTGTGTACTTGCTGGAGGCCGAG GCCTCTGCTTGTACTACTGATGACATCGTGTTGGTGGGCTCCATGCTGGATGACAAGGACAACAGTGTCAAAATCCAAGCGCTGAACACACTTAAAGCTTTCTCTGGCATCAGAAAATTCAGGCTCAAAATCCAG gagcAGTCCATCAAGGTACTGGAACTGGTCTCCACCATCTGGGACTCAGAGCTGCACATCGCAGGCCTCAGACTCCTCAACAACCTCCCACTGCCCGACTTTGTGCATCCACAACTGCGACGGGTGATGCCTGCCTTGATGGATATCCTGCAGTCAGACTACATCCTGGCACAG GTGCAAGCTGTACGATTGCTGAGTTACCTAGCACAGAAGAACGACCTTCTCTATGATATTCTCAACTGCCAG GTGCGCTCCAACTTCCTGAACCTGTTCCAGTCCACACAGCCGGGGAGTCTGCTGTTCGAGATACTGGTGTTTGCTGAGCGGCTGAGTGAGGGCCGGAATTCACCCCACTACCGGGCCGTGAAATGGCATTACAATGAACAGTCTCTGCATGAAGCTCTCTTTGGGGATGAGTCACGACTGGCAGACCGGCTGCTCGCCCTGGTCATCCACCCCGAGGAGGAGGTTCAGATTCAGGCCTGCAAGGTCATAGTCAGCCTGCAGTGCCCCCAGGACGTGAGAGTCCGGCCCTCCTGCCAGCCCAGCCATTCCTACTTTAATAACGgggaataa
- the ARMC12 gene encoding armadillo repeat-containing protein 12 isoform X2: MGMSTPLCLGQLDIRKSIVGLAMGAGAIYLLYKAIKAGIKCQPPLCSNSPICIARLAIERERHGRDSGELRRLLNSLECKQDEYAKSMILHSITRCVYLLEAEASACTTDDIVLVGSMLDDKDNSVKIQALNTLKAFSGIRKFRLKIQEQSIKVLELVSTIWDSELHIAGLRLLNNLPLPDFVHPQLRRVMPALMDILQSDYILAQVQAVRLLSYLAQKNDLLYDILNCQVRSNFLNLFQSTQPGSLLFEILVFAERLSEGRNSPHYRAVKWHYNEQSLHEALFGDESRLADRLLALVIHPEEEVQIQACKVIVSLQCPQDVRVRPSCQPSHSYFNNGE; encoded by the exons ATGGGCATGAGCACCCCCCTGTGCCTGGGGCAGCTGGACATCCGCAAAAGTATAGTGGGCCTGGCCATGGGTGCCGGGGCCATCTACCTGCTCTACAAGGCCATCAAGGCCGGCATAAAATGCCAGCCACCCCTCTGCAGCAACTCGCCCATCTGCATCGCCC GCCTGGCAATCGAACGAGAACGGCACGGGCGGGACTCAGGTGAGCTCCGGAGGCTCCTCAACTCTTTGGAGTGCAAACAGGATGAGTACGCCAAGAGCATGATCCTGCACAGTATCACGCGCTGTGTGTACTTGCTGGAGGCCGAG GCCTCTGCTTGTACTACTGATGACATCGTGTTGGTGGGCTCCATGCTGGATGACAAGGACAACAGTGTCAAAATCCAAGCGCTGAACACACTTAAAGCTTTCTCTGGCATCAGAAAATTCAGGCTCAAAATCCAG gagcAGTCCATCAAGGTACTGGAACTGGTCTCCACCATCTGGGACTCAGAGCTGCACATCGCAGGCCTCAGACTCCTCAACAACCTCCCACTGCCCGACTTTGTGCATCCACAACTGCGACGGGTGATGCCTGCCTTGATGGATATCCTGCAGTCAGACTACATCCTGGCACAG GTGCAAGCTGTACGATTGCTGAGTTACCTAGCACAGAAGAACGACCTTCTCTATGATATTCTCAACTGCCAG GTGCGCTCCAACTTCCTGAACCTGTTCCAGTCCACACAGCCGGGGAGTCTGCTGTTCGAGATACTGGTGTTTGCTGAGCGGCTGAGTGAGGGCCGGAATTCACCCCACTACCGGGCCGTGAAATGGCATTACAATGAACAGTCTCTGCATGAAGCTCTCTTTGGGGATGAGTCACGACTGGCAGACCGGCTGCTCGCCCTGGTCATCCACCCCGAGGAGGAGGTTCAGATTCAGGCCTGCAAGGTCATAGTCAGCCTGCAGTGCCCCCAGGACGTGAGAGTCCGGCCCTCCTGCCAGCCCAGCCATTCCTACTTTAATAACGgggaataa
- the ARMC12 gene encoding armadillo repeat-containing protein 12 isoform X4, with translation MVTRMAERTVLVVGDAKMPLRASGQTGLAIERERHGRDSGELRRLLNSLECKQDEYAKSMILHSITRCVYLLEAEASACTTDDIVLVGSMLDDKDNSVKIQALNTLKAFSGIRKFRLKIQEQSIKVLELVSTIWDSELHIAGLRLLNNLPLPDFVHPQLRRVMPALMDILQSDYILAQVQAVRLLSYLAQKNDLLYDILNCQVRSNFLNLFQSTQPGSLLFEILVFAERLSEGRNSPHYRAVKWHYNEQSLHEALFGDESRLADRLLALVIHPEEEVQIQACKVIVSLQCPQDVRVRPSCQPSHSYFNNGE, from the exons ATGGTCACGCGGATGGCAGAGAG GACTGTGCTGGTTGTTGGAGATGCAAAGATGCCCTTAAGAGCTTCTGGTCAGACAG GCCTGGCAATCGAACGAGAACGGCACGGGCGGGACTCAGGTGAGCTCCGGAGGCTCCTCAACTCTTTGGAGTGCAAACAGGATGAGTACGCCAAGAGCATGATCCTGCACAGTATCACGCGCTGTGTGTACTTGCTGGAGGCCGAG GCCTCTGCTTGTACTACTGATGACATCGTGTTGGTGGGCTCCATGCTGGATGACAAGGACAACAGTGTCAAAATCCAAGCGCTGAACACACTTAAAGCTTTCTCTGGCATCAGAAAATTCAGGCTCAAAATCCAG gagcAGTCCATCAAGGTACTGGAACTGGTCTCCACCATCTGGGACTCAGAGCTGCACATCGCAGGCCTCAGACTCCTCAACAACCTCCCACTGCCCGACTTTGTGCATCCACAACTGCGACGGGTGATGCCTGCCTTGATGGATATCCTGCAGTCAGACTACATCCTGGCACAG GTGCAAGCTGTACGATTGCTGAGTTACCTAGCACAGAAGAACGACCTTCTCTATGATATTCTCAACTGCCAG GTGCGCTCCAACTTCCTGAACCTGTTCCAGTCCACACAGCCGGGGAGTCTGCTGTTCGAGATACTGGTGTTTGCTGAGCGGCTGAGTGAGGGCCGGAATTCACCCCACTACCGGGCCGTGAAATGGCATTACAATGAACAGTCTCTGCATGAAGCTCTCTTTGGGGATGAGTCACGACTGGCAGACCGGCTGCTCGCCCTGGTCATCCACCCCGAGGAGGAGGTTCAGATTCAGGCCTGCAAGGTCATAGTCAGCCTGCAGTGCCCCCAGGACGTGAGAGTCCGGCCCTCCTGCCAGCCCAGCCATTCCTACTTTAATAACGgggaataa
- the ARMC12 gene encoding armadillo repeat-containing protein 12 isoform X1, which translates to MGMSTPLCLGQLDIRKSIVGLAMGAGAIYLLYKAIKAGIKCQPPLCSNSPICIARECSGPGERALPQEAPALEASSVGGPTGLAIERERHGRDSGELRRLLNSLECKQDEYAKSMILHSITRCVYLLEAEASACTTDDIVLVGSMLDDKDNSVKIQALNTLKAFSGIRKFRLKIQEQSIKVLELVSTIWDSELHIAGLRLLNNLPLPDFVHPQLRRVMPALMDILQSDYILAQVQAVRLLSYLAQKNDLLYDILNCQVRSNFLNLFQSTQPGSLLFEILVFAERLSEGRNSPHYRAVKWHYNEQSLHEALFGDESRLADRLLALVIHPEEEVQIQACKVIVSLQCPQDVRVRPSCQPSHSYFNNGE; encoded by the exons ATGGGCATGAGCACCCCCCTGTGCCTGGGGCAGCTGGACATCCGCAAAAGTATAGTGGGCCTGGCCATGGGTGCCGGGGCCATCTACCTGCTCTACAAGGCCATCAAGGCCGGCATAAAATGCCAGCCACCCCTCTGCAGCAACTCGCCCATCTGCATCGCCCGTGAGTGTTCGGGCCCTGGGGAGAGGGCTCTGCCCCAGGAGGCACCTGCTCTCGAGGCCTCCAGTGTGGGAGGGCCCACAG GCCTGGCAATCGAACGAGAACGGCACGGGCGGGACTCAGGTGAGCTCCGGAGGCTCCTCAACTCTTTGGAGTGCAAACAGGATGAGTACGCCAAGAGCATGATCCTGCACAGTATCACGCGCTGTGTGTACTTGCTGGAGGCCGAG GCCTCTGCTTGTACTACTGATGACATCGTGTTGGTGGGCTCCATGCTGGATGACAAGGACAACAGTGTCAAAATCCAAGCGCTGAACACACTTAAAGCTTTCTCTGGCATCAGAAAATTCAGGCTCAAAATCCAG gagcAGTCCATCAAGGTACTGGAACTGGTCTCCACCATCTGGGACTCAGAGCTGCACATCGCAGGCCTCAGACTCCTCAACAACCTCCCACTGCCCGACTTTGTGCATCCACAACTGCGACGGGTGATGCCTGCCTTGATGGATATCCTGCAGTCAGACTACATCCTGGCACAG GTGCAAGCTGTACGATTGCTGAGTTACCTAGCACAGAAGAACGACCTTCTCTATGATATTCTCAACTGCCAG GTGCGCTCCAACTTCCTGAACCTGTTCCAGTCCACACAGCCGGGGAGTCTGCTGTTCGAGATACTGGTGTTTGCTGAGCGGCTGAGTGAGGGCCGGAATTCACCCCACTACCGGGCCGTGAAATGGCATTACAATGAACAGTCTCTGCATGAAGCTCTCTTTGGGGATGAGTCACGACTGGCAGACCGGCTGCTCGCCCTGGTCATCCACCCCGAGGAGGAGGTTCAGATTCAGGCCTGCAAGGTCATAGTCAGCCTGCAGTGCCCCCAGGACGTGAGAGTCCGGCCCTCCTGCCAGCCCAGCCATTCCTACTTTAATAACGgggaataa